A portion of the Carcharodon carcharias isolate sCarCar2 chromosome 18, sCarCar2.pri, whole genome shotgun sequence genome contains these proteins:
- the dnajc28 gene encoding dnaJ homolog subfamily C member 28: MLTAKRSYVVTCTRSARMFSGYKAMSKSLRDCYRLLNVQESCNPEEVKEAYLKLVKLHHPDSGSGADPGKFMQVKEAYKAVVKHLAEKKAESEREDDEEEQVKHVAPQHRQYLSFEGIGTGTPSQREKQYRKFRMNRATDQVLDYRKQKLQHQELENTMMVKDVQQSKKIKITQAVERLVEDLIQESMAKGEFDNLSGKGKPLQKFSQYPYIDPMTHNLNRILIENGYQPEWIVQQKEIKQTIEKLRNDMVAYRRKLGESLTLHNQKQWNLKCEQFRHDIKQLNKIVDRFNLVVPLLNRQMLHFNPDKELAIILKKYDVFLEASKATSEVMEKSAKGDDTSEHAKNSLFAWIKLFLK; this comes from the coding sequence ATGCTAACAGCAAAGAGGAGTTACGTTGTCACCTGTACTCGAAGTGCTAGGATGTTCTCAGGTTACAAAGCAATGAGCAAAAGCCTCCGAGACTGCTACCGCTTGCTTAATGTACAGGAGAGCTGCAACCCCGAAGAAGTGAAGGAAGCCTATCTCAAGTTGGTGAAGTTGCATCATCCAGATAGTGGTTCTGGAGCTGATCCTGGAAAATTCATGCAGGTGAAAGAAGCTTACAAGGCTGTTGTCAAACACTTAGCTGAGAAAAAAGCAGAGTCTGAAAGGGAGGATGATGAAGAAGAACAAGTCAAACACGTGGCACCTCAACATAGACAGTACCTTAGCTTTGAAGGCATTGGCACTGGAACGCCAAGTCAACGCGAGAAGCAGTATAGAAAATTCAGGATGAACCGTGCAACCGACCAAGTGCTGGACTACAGAAAACAGAAACTGCAACACCAGGAACTGGAAAATACTATGATGGTGAAAGATGTCCAGCAGAGCAAGAAAATAAAGATAACCCAAGCAGTGGAACGATTGGTGGAAGATCTTATCCAAGAATCGATGGCCAAAGGTGAATTTGATAACCTAAGTGGTAAAGGGAAGCCACTGCAAAAGTTCTCACAGTATCCATACATTGATCCCATGACTCATAATCTGAACAGGATACTTATAGAAAATGGATATCAACCAGAATGGATTGTCCAGCAGAAAGAAATAAAACAAACTATAGAGAAGCTTAGAAATGATATGGTGGCCTATAGGAGAAAACTTGGTGAGTCTCTGACTCTCCACAACCAGAAACAGTGGAATCTGAAGTGTGAACAATTCAGACATGATATTAAACAACTCAATAAAATAGTAGATCGTTTCAATTTAGTTGTCCCTCTGCTGAACAGGCAGATGCTGCACTTCAACCCAGATAAGGAGCTTGCTATCATATTGAAGAAATATGATGTGTTCTTGGAAGCAAGCAAGGCCACTTCAGAGGTTATGGAAAAATCAGCTAAGGGAGATGACACATCTGAGCATGCAAAAAACAGCCTGTTTGCTTGGATCAAACTTTTCCTGAAATAA